The following proteins come from a genomic window of Streptomyces sp. NBC_01716:
- a CDS encoding DUF2637 domain-containing protein, giving the protein MKHTAERYALVAAGAVIVALTTGAFWLSYAHLAEVAGKHGLGGSPVRQWAWPATLDAFIVAGELLMLRAGLRRVTDGWAIAVTATGSVGSIALNVAGVSGTDNTNAVPLLDYVVAAVPPTAALLAFGVLMRQIHQLVDQPTGHPDTVSDQPPGLPTTASAETPESPAPVVESKPRGGRPAKAPVEELVEIGRTALAEHGKLSRSLLRKAIKDRDLTIGSERQTEVMDILRPEIEAGAGSGQDSG; this is encoded by the coding sequence ATGAAGCACACGGCTGAGCGGTATGCGCTCGTGGCCGCTGGCGCCGTCATCGTGGCCCTGACCACCGGGGCGTTCTGGCTCTCCTACGCGCATCTCGCCGAGGTCGCAGGAAAGCACGGACTGGGCGGCTCACCCGTCCGTCAATGGGCCTGGCCGGCGACCCTGGACGCGTTCATTGTCGCGGGCGAACTCCTCATGCTCCGCGCCGGTCTGCGCAGGGTCACCGACGGATGGGCCATCGCCGTGACCGCCACCGGATCGGTCGGCTCCATCGCCCTCAACGTCGCAGGCGTCAGCGGCACCGACAACACCAACGCCGTGCCGCTGCTTGACTACGTGGTCGCCGCGGTCCCGCCCACCGCAGCCCTGCTCGCTTTCGGTGTCCTGATGCGGCAGATCCACCAGCTCGTCGACCAACCCACAGGCCATCCGGACACGGTTTCCGACCAGCCTCCCGGCCTGCCGACCACCGCGTCCGCCGAGACGCCGGAATCACCGGCCCCGGTGGTGGAGAGCAAGCCGCGCGGTGGCCGTCCGGCGAAAGCCCCGGTCGAGGAGCTTGTGGAGATCGGCCGGACCGCTCTCGCTGAGCACGGCAAGCTCAGCCGGTCCCTTCTCCGGAAGGCCATCAAGGACAGGGACTTGACGATCGGCAGTGAGCGGCAGACCGAGGTGATGGACATCCTCCGGCCTGAGATCGAAGCCGGAGCCGGGTCCGGTCAGGACAGCGGGTGA